The following is a genomic window from Bordetella sp. H567.
AAGGTGCGCCTGTACACGCACCTGGGGCTGGGCGACATGAAGGCCGTCTACGAGACCTTCGACCATGGCAAGCTGCGCGACAGCGCGCTGCAAGTGGTGGAGAAGGGGTACGACGCGCTGAAGGTCGTCTTCATCCCCTACGGCAACCACGTGTCCTCGATCGCCGCGCGCAAACACGTCGGCAGGTTGATGGAAACCGTGCGCAACGCCGTGGGCGAATCGGTCGACATCATGGTCGACTTCCACGGCCGGCCCGGTTCCATCGCGGCGTCGTTGGGGTTCATCGAGGAACTGGCGCCGTACCGTCCCATGTTCTGCGAAGAACCCGTGCAGCCGGGCGACACGGCGGCGCTGCGGGAAGTCGCGCTGCGCGCCCCGTGCCCGATCGCCTCGGGCGAACGGCTGGTGGGCCTGAACGAATTCATGCCCGTGCTGACCGGCAAGGCGGTGCACGTGGCGCAGCCGGACCTGAATCACACCGGCGGCCTGCTGGAAGGCAAGCGTATCGCCGCGGTGGCCGAAGCCGAACTCATCGGCATCGCCCCGCACAATCCCAACGGCCCGATCGCCGGCGTGGCGGCGCTTCATTACGACGTTTCGACGCCCAACTTCCTGATCCAGGAAGAAATGAGCGGCGCCGTTCCCTGGTACGACGACGTGGTCCAGACGCCCTTGAAGCGCGTCGGCACGTATTGGGAAGTGCCGCACGGGCCCGGCCTGGGCGTGGAGATCAACGAAGCGGAGGCTGCCAAGCATCCCTTCAAGCAGGAAGTGATGCATGCCACGGGCGCGGTGCTGGATGACGGCACCATCGTCGAGTGGTAGGACCGCCGATTCGAACAAGCAAAAACTGGACAGCGCATGAAATTCACAACGCCTGGCGGCGTCTATAACGCCACACCTTCCCGCATCGTCTTTGCCGAGGGCGCCATCGACGGCGTGGCCGATGAAGTCGGCCGGCTGGGCGCGCGCCGCGCGCTGGTGGTCACCACGCCCGGACGCACTGCGCTGGGCGATCGCGTGGCCTCGCTGCTCGGCGACCGCTGCGCCGCGGTCTGGCCGCAGGCGGTGTCGCAAGTGCCCATCGAACTGGCCCGCCGCGGACGGCAGGCGGCCCGCGACGCGGGCGCGGACTGCATCGTCAGCGTGGGCGGCGGCGCGGCCGTGGGCCTGGGCAAGGGCATTTCCCTGGAACTGGCCTTGCCCATCATCGCCATTCCGACCACGTATTCCGGATCCGAGGTCACAGGCTTCTGCGGCATCACGATCGACGGCGTCAAGCGCATGCACACCAGCCTGAACATGCTGGCCTCCACCGTGATCTACGATCCGCGGCTGACGCTGGGACTGCCTGCCGACGTCAGCGCGGCCAGCGCCATGAACGCGCTGGCGCATTGCGTGGATGCGATCTACGTTCCCACCGTGGATCCCGTCACCGTGCTGGCCGCCATCGAAGGCGCCCGGGTGATCGCCCGGGCCTCGCCGCGCGTCATCGCCCGGCCCGACGACATCCAGGCGCGCACCGAGCTGCTGTACGGCGCCTACCTGGGCGGCGTCGCCCTGACCGGCGGCTTCGCGTTGCAGCATGGCCTGGCGCACGTCCTGGGCGGCAGCTTCAACATCGCGCATGGTTTATCCCACACGCTGGTACTGCCTTATGTCGCGCAGTACAACACCGCCCATGCGCCGGGGCCGCTGCAACAGCTGGCCGATGCGATCGGCGCGCCCAGCCTGGGAGCGGGCCTGTACGATCTGGCACGCTCACTGCACATACGGATGGGCCTGACCGATACCGGACTGGACCCGTCGGCGCTGGACGCCGCCGCGCGCATCACGGTGGAAACGGACGAAGGCTACAACCCCGGCCCGGTCACCTTCGACGCAGTGCGACGCATCCTGGATGCCGCCTGGCACGGCGAACGTCCCGCTTGAACGGGCGCCGGCGAGCCTGCCGCCCCGGTGTGCCGGGAGCACCTATAAAAACCGATATGGCCGCTGTATTGGAGACATGATGAAGCTGACCCGCAGACTATTGTTCCAGGCCGCAGGCGCCGCCGCGCTGGCCACCGCCTTGCCGGCCGCGCGCGCGGCCGCCGAGTACTCGTGGAAGTTCGGCCATGGCTTTCCGCCCAGCCATCCCATCCACAAGCGCGCCGTCGAGGCCGCCGCCTGGATCAAGCAGCAAAGCAAGGGGCGGGTGGACATCGGCGTGTTTCCCAACAGCCAGCTGGGCGGGGACAACGATCTGCTGTCGCAGGTCTATTCGGGCGGCATCGAAATGTTCACCACCGGCGGCATCATCATGTCCACGCTGGTTCCCCACGCCGCCATCAGCGGGCTGGGGTTCATCTTCAACGATTACGCGTCGGTCTGGAACGCCATGGACGGCAAGCTGGGCGCCTTCGTGCGCGAGGCCTTCGCCAAGAAGGGCCTGCATGCCGTGGATCGGATCTGGGACAACGGCTTTCGCGAAATCACCACCGGCAGCCGGCCCATCGCGGAGCCCAAGGACCTGGCCAACCTGAAAATCCGGGTACCCGTCAGTCCTTTGTACATCTCGCTGTTCAAGGCCCTGGGCGCAGCGCCGACCAGCATCAACCTGGCCGAGGTCTATACGGCCTTGCAGACCGGCGTGGTGGAAGGCCAGGAGAACCCGCTGGTGGTGACCGACACGGCCAAGTTCTACGAGGTGCAGAAATTTTGCTCGCTGACGAACCATATCTGGGATGGTTCGTGGATCGTGATCAACGGCGATGCCTGGGATGGCCTGCCGCCGGAGCTGCAATCCATCGTCAGCCGCGGCTTCAATGACCTGGCGCAACAACAGCGTGCCGATATCGCGCAGCTGAACGACTCGCTCGGCGCCAGCCTGGCGCAGCGCGGTCTGAAGGTGAACCATGCCGATCCGGCGCCGTTTCGCGACGTGCTGCGCAAGGCCGGCTTCTACACCGATTGGCAAGCGAAGTTCGGGGCGCAGGCCTGGACGGTGCTGGAAGCCGCGGTCGGGAAGCTGTCATGAGCACGGCGCCCTGGACCGCGCAGGCCAAGGCGAACATGGGCACGCAAGCGGATGGCCGGCTGGATAAGCGTGCGGGAATGCCGGGGGACAGCGGCGCGGCGCCGGCCCGCATGACTCGCCCGGTACCGGCCGAGACCGCGTGGCGCTGGCTGGTCGAATACCCCGCGGCCTTGCTGGTTGTCGCCGAAGTGGTCATCCTGTTCACCGGCATCGTGGCGCGTTATGCGCTGCACATGCCCATCACGTGGACCGACGAGGCCTCGTCCATCCTGTTCCTGTGGCTGTCGGCGCTGGGCTCGGCCGTGGCCATCCAGCGCGGTGAACACATGCGCATGACGGCCCTGGTGTCCAAATGCGCGCCGCGGACGCGCCTCTACCTGGACGCAGCGGCCTCCGGCGCGGCGCTGCTGTTCCTGGCAGCGGTCCTGCTGCCGGCCATCCGGTTCGCGGACAAGCAGGGCGCCTTTACCACCCCGGCGCTGGAGATCTCCGGCACCTGGCGCGCCGCCGCGCTGCCGGCCGGCGTCGCGCTGATGTTCGTCGCCAACGCCTTGCGGCTGGCCCGCACGGCCAACCACCGGGTCGTCCTGGCGGCGCTGGCCACGGTTGCCGCCGTCGCGCTGGCGTTCTGGGCCGCGCAGCCGCTGTTCGCGGGCCTGGGCAAGATGAACCTGTTGATCTTTTTCCTGGGCGTGGTCGTGGTGACGGTCTTCGCCGGCGTGCCGATCGCCTTCGGCTTTGGCCTGGCGACCTTCGGCTATCTGGCGCTGACCACGCGCATTCCGCTCGCGACCATGGTGGGGCGCATGGACGAAGGCATGTCGCATCTGGTGCTGCTGGCCGTGCCGCTGTTCATCTTCCTGGGCCTGCTGATCGAAATGACGGGCATGGCGCGGCGCATGGTGGCTTTCCTGGCCAATCTGATCGGGCACAAGCGCGGTGGCCTGGCCTACGTATTGATCGGCGCCATGTACCTGGTCTCGGGAATCTCCGGTGCCAAGGCCGCGGACATGGCGGCGGTCGCGCCGGCGCTGTTCCCTGAAATGAAGAAGCGCGGCGCCAGGGAGGGGGACCTGGTGGCGCTGCTGGCCGCCACCGCCGCCCAGACGGAAACCATCCCGCCCAGCATCGTGCTGATCACCATAGGCTCGGTGACGGGCGTGTCCATTGCCGCGTTGTTCACCGGCGGGCTGCTGCCCGGCGCCTTGCTGGCCATCGCGCTGTGCGCGGTCGTATGGCGGCGCTACCGCAAGGAAGACCTGGCCGGCGCGGCCTGGCCTGGCGCGCGCGCGGTGTGGCGCTCGCTTCAGGCGGCCCTGCCGGCGCTGGTGCTGCCGTTCCTGATCCGCTTTGCCGTAGTCGACGGCGTGGCGACGGCTACCGAAGTTTCCACCATTGGCATCGTGTACGCGCTGCTGATCGCCTTGCTGGTGCAGCGCGGGTGCGACTGGTCGCGGCTGGTGCCCATCCTGGTCGAAACCGCGGCGCTGTCCGGCGCCATCCTGTTGATCATCGGCACCGCCACCGCGATGGCGTGGTGCCTGACACGTTCGGGGTTTTCCACCGACCTGGCGGCGCTGATGGCGGGCCTGCCCGGCGGCAAGCTGGGCTTCCTGGCGGTGTCCATCGTGCTGTTCATCGTCCTGGGCAGCGTCCTGGAAGGCGTGCCGGCCATCGTGCTGTTTGGTCCCTTGCTCTTTCCGATCGCCCAGCAGGTAGGGGTCAACGAGGTGCACTACGCGATGGTTGTCATCCTGTCCATGGGCATCGGCCTGTTCGCGCCGCCGTTCGGGGTGGGGTACTACGTCGCGTCCGCCATCGGGCGGGCGTCGCCGGATGCCGGCATGAGGCCTATCACGGGCTACATGCTGGCCCTGTTCATCGGCGTGCTGGTGATCGCCGCCGTGCCATGGATTTCCACGGGGTTCCTGCGGTGAACATATTCCTGGTGGGCGAAGCCGCCACGCACGCCGAAAAACTCGCCGACCGCCTGACGTGCGGTGCACGCATCGTGCCGCTGCCGCGCCAGGCGGCCCATGCGCCCGATCACGACGGCCAGATCGGGCCGCGAGACGTGGTGGTGTCGCTGCGCTTCAGCCGCCCGCCGGGCGCCACGCCCGTGTTCCGCTTGCTGCATGTCCCCGGCGCCGGGCTGGATGGCATCGACTTCGCCAGCGTGCCGCCTGCCGCGGCGATCTGCAATGTGTTCGAGCACGAGATTCCCATCGCGGAATACGTGACCCTGGCGATGCTGGAATGGCAGATCCGCCTGCGCGAGTTGACGGCGCGCTTCACGGCGCGAAGCTGGTCCGACCTGTACCGTAGCCGTCCGCCGCATGCGGAGCTGTACGGCAAGACGCTGCTGCTGATAGGCCTGGGCCGAATCGGCCGCGCCATCGCGACGCGTGCGCGGGCGTTCGGCATGCGCGTCCTGGCCGTCGACGGCCATGCGCAGCCTGCCGCCGGGCTGGTGGACAAGGTATTCGCGCCGGACGAATTGGACGACGCGCTGCCGACCGCGAATTTCGTCGTTATCTGCTGCCCCTTGACCGACGACACGCGAGGCATGTTCAACACGCGAACGCTGGGCCGCATGCGCGGCGACGCGGTACTGATCAACGTCTCGCGCGCCGAAATCGCGCAGGAAGAAGACCTGTACATCGCCTTGCGCGACAAGGCGATCGCCGGCGCCGTCCTGGACGTCTGGTATCGCTATCCCAAGGGCGCGGACGACCACGTCGAACCAGCGTCACGGCCGTTCCTGGAACTGCCCAATGTCATCGCCACCCCGCACACCTCGGCCTGGACCACGGACCTGCCGTGGCGCAGATACGGCTTCATCGCGGCGAATATCGACCGGCTGGCCGGCGGCGACGCGCTGGCCAATGTCGTCCGGCCCGCCGCTTAGCGCGTCCAGCCGACCCTGTCTGCGAGGATAGTCTTTTCATCCCTGCCGAGGCGCGACATCCACCTGGCGCCGTACCTCGTCGGCGACGGGATGGATGTCCGGCGCGGAGGCGGGTGCCATCACGCTGTAGCCCAGGCCCTGGTCCGACCATGCGTAGCCAGCCACGCCGTTCTGCGCGTGCGCCGACATCGGTGTGTCGCGCTCCACGGCCATCGGCCGCACCATCATGGCGATCCGCGTGCCGCGCGCATCGTCGTACAGGAACAGTCCCGCCGGACCGTGTTCGGTGGCGATCAGGCGTCCCCCCATGAAGCGGTAGCCTGCCTGGACCAGGTCGGGCAGGGCGATGGGGCGCTCCAGCCGTTGGGAAATCCAGGACACGAGCTGCGCGCTGTCCGCCGCAGGCAGTTCCACCGGGCGCCTCGGGTCGGCCGCATAGACCTGGTAGCTGGCCGCGGCTTCCCGGGCCAGCGCCGCGATCCCGCCGGCCGGCGCCTCAGGCGTGCCGCGCAGGTTCCAGCCGCCCACGCCGCCGATACCCAATGCCAACACGATGGACGCGGCAATGCGCCACGGAACGCGGCGGCGCTGTCGATGCGCTTCCACCATGCGCGCAAGGTCCAGTTCCGGCGGAATGGGTTCTTCGGTGATGGGCGCCAGTGCCTCGCGCAACTGCCGGCGCAGCTGCGCATGGCCTTGCATCCGCGCCGCGACATCGGGATGCCTGGCAAGGTAGTCTTCGACCTGCCTGCGTCGCGGGCCCCCCAGGGCGCCGTCGACATAGGCGTGCAAGTCCTCTTCCCGAATGGGGGCCTCGTCCCTGCTCATTTCACGCTCCGCAATACAGGCCGGTTGCCGCCTGCCGGCGCATCGCCACGGGAGCCGCCCGTGACGGCGCCCCGCATGATGCGCAGCAGCTTTTCCCTGGCCCGGGCCAGGCGCGATGTGACGGTCCCGGTCGGGATGTCCAGCACCCTGGCGGCTTCTTCATAGGTCATGTCTTCCACCGAAACGAGCAGCAGCACGCTGCGCTGTTCGTCTGGCAACTGTTCCAGCGCGCGCAGCACATCGCCGTAGCGCAGCCCGTCTTCCTGGGCGGCGCGCACCGCCAGCATGGCGTCGTCCACGGCCTCCAGCGGCACGTCGTGCGCACGGGGACGCGCGCGCCGCAATTGATCCATCGCCAGGTTGTGCAGGATGGCGAACACCCATTTGCGCGTATCGCCGTCATTGCGCCTCTGGCCCCACCGTACGATGACGCGCTCCAGGCAATCCTGCACCAGGTCGTCGGCCCGCGCCCTGTCGTGCAACAGGGCGCGCGCATAGCGGCGCAGCGCCGGGATCAGCGGCTCGACGAGCCGCATCATGTCGTCCACGCAAATATCCTCAAAGACCTTGCACCTGCACCGGCGCCCCTGTCACGCCATCCGCCTGCGGCGCGATTACCAGATAGCGCCGCGCATCCTGTGCCGCCGCATCGGCCTGGACCAGTTGGCGTATCGGTCCGATGGCATTGACGATAGCCGATCCCGCCGGGTTGGCGACGAAGCTGGCCAAGGGCTGAAGCGCGCCGCTGCCGTCGGGCTGACCGGACAAGGCCAGCACATAGGCGTGCTTGGGTTCCAGGCCGGTGGCCGAGGCCTGCAGCACCTGCAGCAGGCCCTGGTCGAACAGGCTGACGGACGTGGGCGGCGTGTCGGACGCCACCGGTTTGCCGTCCTTGACGGCCTGCAGGGTCAGGTGTGCGGCCTGTCCCGCCACGCCCAGCGGCTGCAGGTTCTGCATGCCGTCGCCTTGCGGCACCGCGCCGGGCACATAGGCAATGGCCTGTGGCGCCTGGCCGATGGGTACGTTGCCGATCACCTTATTGGTCGCGGTATCGATGGCCGCCAGGGCGTCGGCGTTTTCCAGCCCCACATACACCCGCGTGCCGTCGCCGGACGGCCAGACGCCGTGCGGCAGATTGCCGACCGGAATCGTGGCGACCTGCGTGTAGTCGTCGGTGCGGAACACCTTGACCTGGTTCAGCCCGCCCACCGTCACGTAGGCGAAACTGCCCGCTTGATTGCGGATGAAATTGACGTGGTTGGTGATGGGACCGGTATCCATGGTCTTCAGCAGCTTGAACGGCGGGCGGGCGTCGAACACCTGCACCTTGCCCACGTCCTTCAGCGTGAACCAGACCTGTTTGCCATCCGGCGTCGCCGCGATATTGGGGCAGAAGGGACTGGCCTGCTGTACCCGGCCGACGATTTTGTGGCTGGATACCTGCACCACGACCGTCTCGGGGTTGAACGACGAGCAGACATAGCCATACTTGCCGTCCGGCGAAAAGATCTGCATGCCGGGGCCCGCTGCCGTGGTGATGCGGGTTTTTTCCTTGTAGGTCGCCGCGTCGATCACCGATACGTAGTTCTCGCCGCGCACCGTGACCCAAACTTCCTTGCCGTCCGGCGTGTAGAACGCTTCATGAGGCGAACGGCCCACATAGGTGATGTGCTTTACCGCATTGGTGCCCGTATCGATGAAGGTGACGGAATTCGAGCCTATGGAGACGACCGCCAGGGTGCGATGGTCCGGCGAATAGCCCATGCCATGCACGAGTACCTGTCCGCGATACAAGGGGCTGAAATTGCCCGGCGCCGGATCGCCAAGGCGGATCACGCCCAGCAGCCGGTTATCGGCGGGATCCGTGACGGACACCGTATTGGAAAACTGCTCGGCCGCGTAGACACGGTCGCGGTGGCTGACCGGCACATCGGCGGCGGAAGAGGCCGCCGGCGCCTGGCCGGCCTGCGACGACAGGCTCGCGGCGCCCAGCACGGCGGCCGCCAACACATTCAAGAAAAATATGCGCTTCATTGCGTGGATACTCCCGAGGACATCACATCTGGTGGTGGTGATTGGGCATGGACGGTGGCGGGGCTGGCGCGGGCGGCGCCACGTCGGGCTGTGTCGGGGCGGGCGCGGAGGGCGGCAATGCCAGGCCCAAGGCAAGGCGCATGGCGGCGATTTCCTGCTGCTGCTCGACGATGATTTCCTGGGCGATGCGCCGCAGCTGTTCATTCTTGCCGTAGCGCAGCTCGGCCTGGGCCATTTCGATCGCGCCCTGGTGGTGGGGCGCCATCATGGCGACGAAGTCCTGGTCGATGTCGCCACTGGGCTTGGCCGCCATGCCAGCCATCATCCGGTCCATGGCGGCGTTGTTTTCCGCGAGGAAGGCAGCCTCGTCGTCGCCGGCCGACCACGCGCTCGCGCCCAGTCCCAGGCTTGCCGCCAGCAGAACGGCGGCGCCATGTCTGACGCGCGCAAAAGGAATCCTCATCGCTCCCCCCATATCGGAAAAAGTTCGCCAATACAGGGGTAGACGCACGAGACCGGCGCATCCTTCCATCGCCAGAAAAATTTTCGCGCGCGGGATTTTAGCTGCGGAAGTACTTGAATATAGCGTCTTAAGCTGTTGAATCTTAAGACTTATATTTGGATATTCTGCCGCGACCCCAAGGCGCTGCGTGTTACAACCCCGCCGGCCACGCCACGGCGCCGGCATTCCTTCAACCGCCAGGTTTCGGGGGTTTTTCGCCCCTTTTTACGGCCGTTGGCATCGCGATCCGCTCACTAGAATGGACCCCGTCCCGTCAAGTCGTGCGGGATCCGGCTGGCCTGACGGCCTGGACCGGCCGCCTTCCATGGGCCTCACAATGAATGCTTCAACCCTGATCGGCATCGCCGTCGCCATCGCGACCCTGGCGGCTGCCATATTTTCCTCTTCGCCGGACGCCATCGCGTTCGTCAATCTTCCCGGGCTGGGCATCGTGGTGGGCGGCACCGCGGCGGCGGTATTCATCGGCTATCCGATGACGGAAGTCCGCCGCATCGGGCCGCTGCTGCGGCGGGTGTTCCGCAACGAGAAGCTGGACACCCAGCGCGACATCGACGAACTGGTCGCGCTGGCCCACAGCTGGGCGGGATCCAACGTGCACAACGTCGAACGCGAATTGCAGAAGGTGACCAATCCTTTTCTGCGCACCGGCGTCCAGCTGATCATCGACAACACCCCGGAAGAACAGATCGTCGAGCTGTTGCAGTGGCGCATCGCCCGCATGCGCGCCCGTGAACAGGCCGAGGCGCAAATGTTCCGCACCATGGCCAGCTTCGCGCCGGCCTTCGGCATGCTCGCCACGCTGATCGGCCTGGTCAACCTGATGACCGTACTGGGCTCGCAAGGCATGGACGTCATCGGCAAGCAAATGGGCATCGCCCTGATCGCGACCTTCTACGGCATCCTGCTGGCCAACCTGATCTGCAAGCCCATCGCGATCAAGCTGGAACGCCGCACCGAACAGCGGCTGGTGCTGATGAACATGGTGCTGCAGGGCATATCGATGATGTGCGAGCGGCGCGGCCCGGCCATGGTGCGCGAGACGCTCAATTCCTTCATGCAGAACTTCGAGGACGAAATCCGCGAGCAGCCGCCCCGGAAAAAAGGCAAGGCCGCCTCGGCCGCCGGTGCCGCCGGCGCGGCATCGCGGGCCGCGCCCAGCCTGGCCGGCCAGGGATTGCCGGATGCCGCGTCCTTGCGCAACCGGGCGAGCTCGCAGCGGCCATGAGTTCCACGCATTCCCGCGCATCCTGGATAGACGTCGCGATACAGCGCAAGGCGGAGGAAGAACGCCTGCAGCGCGAACGCAGCAAGACGGTGCGCCGCAACCGGTACGAGCGCTGGCATGTGCCCGAAACCCTGGACAGGGAGCCGGACAACTGGCTGATGACGTACCTGGACCTGATCACGCTGCTGTTGGCCCTGTTCGTGGTGATGCTGGCGCTGACGCGGATCGGCCCCGGCCCGGGCGCCAAGCCGCCGGAGGTGGCGGCCGGCGTCAGCCTGGCCAAGCTGCCGCCGGGACCCGTCGAACCATGGGCCGCGGACCTGCCCAAGATCCCGGAAGCATGGTCGCGGCTGCCGGACCCGCCACCGCCCGAAGCCACCGCGACGGCGCCGACCGAACCGCTGGAAAAGCCGGCGCCACCGGTCAAGATGCCGACGGCCGAGGAACTGGGCCTGGCCGATCTGGGCAAGTCGGTGGACGTGCAGATCAACCGCCGGACGGTCAGCTTCAGGATCAGCAACGAACTGCTGTTCACGTCGGGGCAGGCCACCCTCAGCAAGGAAGGCGGCCCGCTGATCAAGAAGCTGGCCGACGTCATCAATCGCAGCAAGTTCCCCGTGTCGGTCGAAGGCCACAGCGACAACGTTCCCATCCTGACGCGGCAGTTCGCCTCCAACTGGGACTTGTCGACCAGCCGCGCCACATCGGTCCTGCGTGAATTGGTGCATGACGGCGTCGATCCGCAACGCCTGCGCGCGGTGGGCTACGCGGATACCCAGCCGCTGCAAAGCAATGACACGCAGGCGGGCAGGGCGGCCAACCGGCGCGTGGAGCTGATCATGCGTATCGTGCCGGACAAGGATACGGCGCGGTAAGGCGGTGCCTGTACGTCACGCCCCTGCGGCGGCTTGCCGTTGCGGTGGACGGCTGCCCTGTTCTTCGGCGGACAGTATCCGCGTCAGGTAAGCGTGGTATTCCGTATGGCATCTCTCGTCCTCCACCGTGGCCTGGGCCCGCACGATCAATGCGCCAGGCGAACTGTGCAAGCTACTGAATACGAGCTGGCCGTCGCGCAGCGCGAAGTTCGAGGAGGCGCTGAGCGTCAGCTTGGGACCGCGGTTTTCGCCGACATACAGCGCGACCAGGCCCAGGGGCAGCGTGGAAGGCAGTGACTGCAGGGCGTTGCGGGTGGCATCGATGCTGATCAGGCCGGCCGGCAGCGTCTCCGGCAAGGCGGACAGGCTGTTATACGAGACATCCAGCCTTTGAAGCTTGCCAGGCAGAAAAGCCGGCAAGGTTTCGAACTGGTTCTGCGCAAGAATCAGCGTTTGGATGCCGCATGGCAGCGTCGGCAGCCTGGTCAAGCGGTTTTTCGATAGATCGAGCTCGACCACATCGGGCAGCAGCGGCGGCGCCTGCCGCAGGTTCAGATTGCTCAGATTCAGTTTGGTGGCGCCGCGCTGCGCCAACGCGGCTTCGACTCTGCGGCGTGCCTCCGCACGCTTTTCCCCGGCGGCCCCTTCGCGGACATACCGGTCCATGATCGCGGCCATCCTGGCCTTCAGATTGGCCATTCCATCCACGGGCGCGCCCGGCACCGGGCTGGGCGCCGGGTCTACCGCGTTCAGCAAAGTCCCGATTTCCTTGGCGGTGCCATTGGCAGTACCGAATGACGCGGTAGTGCAGGTGCCGGCGAGCCCAGGCGGTTCGAGGGGGGCGACTGAGAATGAATAGGACAGCGTAGTAGCAGTGGTCATGGATGGAACGATAGGTAACGGTGAAGTAGGGTCATGGAGCGCGAAGGCGGTTCGTTACGTCCATGATTACCGGGGTTCCGTGCGAATTCCGATCTTTCACTACGCCATTACGCGCAAGCGCCGGGCATCATTCCTACACGATACGAAACGGGCGGACATGCCACGGCACGTCCACGGCACACGCGGCCTTTAACATAAGCGTCATCCAAACGGACTAGGATCAAAGCACGGTGGCGCGTAAGGCGTCGCGGCAGCGACAGGCCCATGACGATGAAAATCCTCTATACGAATTTCCATTGCGCAAACGGGGTAGGCGGTCATACCTCGTATATTGCGCGCCTGGCCACCGCACTGGCACAACGCCATTGCGTCCACATCGCGGCGCCGGCCTCCAGCGCGCTGCGGCGCATAGGTAGCGAGCTGCCGGGCGTGCGGACACACGCACAGGAATTTCCCAGTCGTCTCTACCGGCTGCCTGCCGCGGTCCGGCAGTTGAACCATTTGCTCAGCACGCAGCGGTACGACATCGTGCACGTCAACGGCTCCAGCGATCACCGTCTCGTGCTGCTCGCTTCCCTGACGCTGCGCAAGCGGCCGAAGATCGTCCTGACCAAGCACAACGATCATCGCATCAAGGGGACCAGCGCGTGGTTGCGCATCCTGGCGGGCACCGACCATGTGATCGCCGTATGCGATCACGTCAAGCGCAAACTTGCCAGGAGTCCCTATGCCAGGAAAGGCGTGACGCGGGTCTTCAACGGGATCGACACGCGCCGGTTCACGCCGGCCGCCCAAGCGTCGCGGGCGGCCATGCGAGAGAAGTATTTCCAGACCGCTATGCCGGATCGCATCGTGCTGGGCAGCAACGCCGGCACATCGGACTACAAAGGCTGGATGTACATGGTCAGGGCGGTGGCCGAACTGCCTCGTCCGCTGCGCGACAGGTTCCACGTTGCCGTGGCGG
Proteins encoded in this region:
- a CDS encoding RNA polymerase sigma factor gives rise to the protein MMRLVEPLIPALRRYARALLHDRARADDLVQDCLERVIVRWGQRRNDGDTRKWVFAILHNLAMDQLRRARPRAHDVPLEAVDDAMLAVRAAQEDGLRYGDVLRALEQLPDEQRSVLLLVSVEDMTYEEAARVLDIPTGTVTSRLARAREKLLRIMRGAVTGGSRGDAPAGGNRPVLRSVK
- a CDS encoding YncE family protein, which gives rise to MKRIFFLNVLAAAVLGAASLSSQAGQAPAASSAADVPVSHRDRVYAAEQFSNTVSVTDPADNRLLGVIRLGDPAPGNFSPLYRGQVLVHGMGYSPDHRTLAVVSIGSNSVTFIDTGTNAVKHITYVGRSPHEAFYTPDGKEVWVTVRGENYVSVIDAATYKEKTRITTAAGPGMQIFSPDGKYGYVCSSFNPETVVVQVSSHKIVGRVQQASPFCPNIAATPDGKQVWFTLKDVGKVQVFDARPPFKLLKTMDTGPITNHVNFIRNQAGSFAYVTVGGLNQVKVFRTDDYTQVATIPVGNLPHGVWPSGDGTRVYVGLENADALAAIDTATNKVIGNVPIGQAPQAIAYVPGAVPQGDGMQNLQPLGVAGQAAHLTLQAVKDGKPVASDTPPTSVSLFDQGLLQVLQASATGLEPKHAYVLALSGQPDGSGALQPLASFVANPAGSAIVNAIGPIRQLVQADAAAQDARRYLVIAPQADGVTGAPVQVQGL
- a CDS encoding DUF305 domain-containing protein, producing MRIPFARVRHGAAVLLAASLGLGASAWSAGDDEAAFLAENNAAMDRMMAGMAAKPSGDIDQDFVAMMAPHHQGAIEMAQAELRYGKNEQLRRIAQEIIVEQQQEIAAMRLALGLALPPSAPAPTQPDVAPPAPAPPPSMPNHHHQM
- a CDS encoding motility protein A; translated protein: MNASTLIGIAVAIATLAAAIFSSSPDAIAFVNLPGLGIVVGGTAAAVFIGYPMTEVRRIGPLLRRVFRNEKLDTQRDIDELVALAHSWAGSNVHNVERELQKVTNPFLRTGVQLIIDNTPEEQIVELLQWRIARMRAREQAEAQMFRTMASFAPAFGMLATLIGLVNLMTVLGSQGMDVIGKQMGIALIATFYGILLANLICKPIAIKLERRTEQRLVLMNMVLQGISMMCERRGPAMVRETLNSFMQNFEDEIREQPPRKKGKAASAAGAAGAASRAAPSLAGQGLPDAASLRNRASSQRP
- a CDS encoding OmpA/MotB family protein, with translation MSSTHSRASWIDVAIQRKAEEERLQRERSKTVRRNRYERWHVPETLDREPDNWLMTYLDLITLLLALFVVMLALTRIGPGPGAKPPEVAAGVSLAKLPPGPVEPWAADLPKIPEAWSRLPDPPPPEATATAPTEPLEKPAPPVKMPTAEELGLADLGKSVDVQINRRTVSFRISNELLFTSGQATLSKEGGPLIKKLADVINRSKFPVSVEGHSDNVPILTRQFASNWDLSTSRATSVLRELVHDGVDPQRLRAVGYADTQPLQSNDTQAGRAANRRVELIMRIVPDKDTAR
- a CDS encoding glycosyltransferase, which gives rise to MTMKILYTNFHCANGVGGHTSYIARLATALAQRHCVHIAAPASSALRRIGSELPGVRTHAQEFPSRLYRLPAAVRQLNHLLSTQRYDIVHVNGSSDHRLVLLASLTLRKRPKIVLTKHNDHRIKGTSAWLRILAGTDHVIAVCDHVKRKLARSPYARKGVTRVFNGIDTRRFTPAAQASRAAMREKYFQTAMPDRIVLGSNAGTSDYKGWMYMVRAVAELPRPLRDRFHVAVAGGPPSAADLEEVRALSMHEHFTYVGDLDDVRPFLAAIDVGFVLSHRTETISFACREMMATGKPVIVTAHSGLPENITPGIDGWIVPPCSATALSALLKALESGAHDIARMGAAARTKAVREFGIEPFIDGTEHVYLGLMNPLPGILELYDPRV